The Euphorbia lathyris chromosome 4, ddEupLath1.1, whole genome shotgun sequence genomic interval AGAGACATCACAAGTAGAATGAAAAGGGAAGATTGAGCAAATCACAACACGGCACAATCCTAATTTGAGCAAAGCGGCTCCTATTTATAGTTCAAAATGATGCGACGTGAAAGACGCCTCATAAAAAGTAACAATCACATCAAAAGCAGATCATAATTATAAAACAGATAGGCAAACCATCCATAAGATCACAAAATAGATCCAAAAGAACGAAAATATGATTACATTTTCGGCACAAGAAATGAAGAGCCTATCTAGCCTACAGTCTTCTTCTTAAAGCGACCACAAAACTCCATGGCCTTCACCTGCGCCTGTTTGTCATAAATCTCCAGAGAAACACGACCTCCGGGGGAACTGCATATCCGGCAGTATAAGCAACAGCAATAACCATCATACAGTCCATCTTGATAAGCTTCTCTTCGCGTTGACCTGCGAAAGCACGTAGATCGACAGCTTCTTTGCGGGCTACTTCGAGCTCCCGCTGGAGTTTCTCATTCTCCACTTGCAAATTTGTCTTCTCCTCGCCCAACAAAGAAAGCTGTTGTTTCTTCTCAACCAGAGTTGCCTTGACCCGACGAACCTAGAGCATTGCCGCCTTCAACAGCACTTTGCGACAACGAAGCTCCTCGGAATCACCGACTAACTTCAGCTGCAGTGCcactttctcttctttttccaTCCTAAGTTGGTCACGCAAACCTGCAATCTCGGCTTCCCGCTGATCCAGAAGTTCACCAGCCTTGACCAACTTCACGTTCGCTTTCTCCAGATCGGCCACAGAATTCCGCAGACATTGCTCCATTTCCCGGAAGATATGCTCATCGTTGACGCACATGTCGAAAACCATGTTAGCATTTGAAATGGCCTGCATACGAAACATAAGACAAGTCATGCTCAGATATATAGCAGTTTATACAAATAGCCTACTTCGAAGAACCTTACCTCCCCGAGTGCAGACAGTGTTTCTACTCCCAGATCAATCTTCGACGCACCCTCCATCCGGTGTGATTCCCCGGGCACCCTAGCAACACGGGCCATTGCACAAGGCAGGTCCGACAACATCATGTCCGCATCAACTGCCAGCCGGAGGATAAAGTCATGAAACTTTGCAAGTTTAACTTCCATTCTTTTTACCATCTCTGGGTGATCGCCCACCCTATCCACTAAGTCGGCCGCCAGCTCGGCCCCTACTTTGGTACGCGCTCGCTTAGAGCTCTCACTTGCACCTGCGGCACCATCATTTGCAGTCCGCTTTTCATTCTCAGCACCTGCCACCATCTTCCCTTTTTCAGCTTTATGTTTTCGAACGAGGACAACTTCAATTTTCCCCTCACCGCCCTCGCTCTCCTCCTCAACACAGATCACCTCCGGCTCCTCTCCAGCCTTCTTCTCCTCAGACCCTTGCACGGGCATCCCCTGCGGAATGTCAACAGCAACTCCACCATCCTCGGACGTTGCGAGAACCCCTCCCGTGCTTTGGATCACCTAGTTCGCGTCCTCCAGCGAAAAGAATGAGGCTAGGGAGGTCGAAGCACCAGCGAACGCCTCTTGTGCACTATCAATCCCCACATCGAATTCATCTGGGTCAAAGTCCATACTTACATGAGGATCCCCAGCACctgcaaaaaataaaaagcacATACTTAGTATTTTTTCAAGCAAATGCGCAACATTAATATCAAAACCCTCAAACAACCCAGACACCTCACCTACGACGGCAACATTCACAGTAATCGactccagctcggcgagctcACCAGTAGAAAAGTTATAACctctcctccacttctcaaaaTCCTTCGTGGACCAACCTGATAGCTGCGCCATCCGCCACTGATTCCAGATATAGTACCCTGAGGCCAGGAAATGCCCGATGAGCTCATCAACGTCTTTCTTATGATCCTTGTCGGAGGGAAGGTCTCTCAAATACTTCATTAATTGCTCCTACGATTCTAACATCTCCCGAGGCCTCAACCAGCAACCTGAGTCCATGGGGTCCTCATTCCACACTACCCGGAAAGGAAAGTCCTCATCAAGTTTGTGAACAAGAAAGTAGCGGTGTCTATATTCATTGATCTTATCTTTAAGACCTCCAATCACTTTGAACATCTGATGAGAGAAGGTTACGTGCTGCGATCGCGGCCCTTTATTCGGGTGGAAAAACTGGAGGAAAACGAGCCCAGTTGCTCAAAACCCCGCCGATCTACACAGCGAATAAAAACCAACCATCATTCTCCATCCATTCGGATGGATCTGACCGGGGCAAAGATCGTATTCCTTTAACACCTCAATAAAGAAAGGCAGCAGGGGAAGCCGCATTTCGGATTCCAGCTGTTCCTTGTACATTACCAGCTCATTTGCCCCACCTGTATGGTGAGCGTGATCCTCCTCGTGAAGCGCGATCAGCTCATACGGATGGCCTATCCGATAAACTGCCGAGATGGATGCCAAGTCCACGGACACGTTGATGCTGTGCGCATCCTCTACGGAGAATGACTCTGGCCTTTTTGGCCATTGCGACCTCTCGAAACGTTTGCCATCGGGCCCAGCCACACCTGGCAACCTTGTCCATAACTTCGCTCTCATCTCTTCGTACAAAGTGGCGAGGTTTCGATCCTCCGTTACCAGACCGTTTGGCACCTCCACAATCACTTCATGGATACCCGCGGCGACACCACCAACCGTCCGCTCGATGCTAGGCACAGCATGTGGCACCGTAGATTTTTTCTTTTGCGTCTTTACAACGGGAGAACTGCTTTCCCCCTCTGATTCTACCCGCCTCTTCCATTTAGACGAACGGGTGCGCGATGCGTCATGAAGAGCAAAATCACCTAAAGTCACAGGCGGCAGTCGTCTTAAGGCTCCCCGagaagaaccctctgacataatCCCTTTCCcccaaaaattaaacaaaaacgcAATGAAGAAAGGAGGTGTGACTGACCTCGCTATGAACAGGGAAACGGCCAGAACAGTCCCCACAAGAAAGCACGTTGAGCTCCGAACGTCAGGGGCTCCAATTTGATATGGTTAAGCTCGGAAAAGCGAAAGCCGACACCTTGCAAAAGCAGAGAAGGTAGGGAGGACAGAGATGCGtcatgaaagaaaaaaagaggaaAGAAAATGTGCTTCACGCTCTATTCCCTTTTTTTATATCAAGGAAAAGGGGCACCGGCGGAGCACTCTAATCAAGGAATTTGACGGCGCGTGTAGGGTGGCATTGATGGCCAGCATTTAATGCTACAACGGCAGAAAAACGCATGCGTGGGAGCCAAAGGGTTTTCCCAAAAATCGGACAGACGATGCTTATGTTTTTTCTATTCGCCAACAGCGGCACCGACAAATCGCCAACACCTCGCATGGAATACTCGTTCTTACTTCAtcgcggggggggggggggggactacttgattcggaatatcaTCGCAAGGCCCAtgaggcccaagcccaatagaAGCAAGGCCTTGAGAGGCCCATAAGACCACCACaactcactataaataccccCAACATAGGGAAGGTATGGAGAGATCCTGACTTTCACTACTCGATCGGGTACCCTCTAAGCTCTTCGATTATTTCCTTTAGCAACCATATCGAACATCTAACtttcttgatcgtcggagtatCCACAAGGACCACTCCCTACGCAGGGACGATATCCGAAGACCCCGAGGATCTGAGAAGCTGCCCGATTCACTGTAGTTCATTCCCTAATTACAAACTAACCATCAAACTGGTTACAAATTAATATGTAACGAGTTTGTTGGTTACTCTTTAATTTGTAACCAGCAGCAATTGCTGGttatattgtgtttttttttataaaatgttactaatttattttgataCATTGATATATAAATAATGGTTAGAAATTAAAATTCATAATTTTATTCAGGGATTTTTCGGGGATCCCCACGGGGCGGATATAACaatccccatccccatccctATTTAGGTTTCGGGGGAAAAAAATTTTCCGTCCCCATCCCTAATTTTTACGGTTATTCCCTATCTCCTTCGGTTCGGATACTCGCGGTTTTCGGATAATCCCCTGCCCATTGCCACCCCTACATATGACGCAATCTGAACAAGGTGTTATTAACAATTAGTATTGCTGATACAGGTCTTACAAAATTAGAAGTTTTGATCATTTTTAAAAGTTTGACTAATTGAAACGTTTGGTACAAACAATTTGAGATAGCGAATTGGACTTAAACCGTTAATTTAGAAAATGTTAATTTTACGAGCTTTTTCAATAAAAGAATTGGagtatttatattaattttttttatttctaattactACTCTCTAGGTGCCTATTAAATATGAGAAATTTATTActactattattattactattatcatcatcatcattagcCCCTGAACTTTAGGTGTCCCGAAGACCCTCTCCACTCACATAAAATATCTAGTTAGTTCCCTGAATTTGTCTAAAATATAAcaaattaatcactcagttgtaaaaaaaagtaagttaaatgcggaagatattcACGTCTtagaaaagtaaaacgaccaaagtcgGGGTATGCGGTTCAAATATTGGAGAAGACACGTTTTACAGTTGAGTAAATAAGAatttcctttttaatctattatgtaaattatgtaataacattttaaggtgTGTGCAACACATTTTCCGCATACAACTTACTTTTTCTATAACAgggtgattaattgattacattttacgtaaggTCATGGGACtaaataaacattttatgcagATTGAGAGAGCAATCAATACACTTTgataatcaaactttttggacaagtgcagagacaaatgatgtattagcccttttattaatttgatgtagacctgtccacgggtCCAGATACTTGCTCAGCCCGTCCAGACCCGTGCCCCTTGGACCGGGTTTGGATAATGAAAATTGTCCCAACCCGACTTAGGCCCGCTAAAGTACGCCTATTTTTTTGGAAGGACttgagattaataaaaatagtcGGACCGTCTATtaatactaattaataaatttatatattaaatatttatttttataattaaaaatgatatatatatatatatataatccgaCCCCAATCTGAGCCGAGCCCGTCTAAATTAATAACCGGCTGGACTGGGATTGGACTGAATATTTTTACCTAAAAACCCGATCGGCCCGGCCCAGCACAGCCGGACCCATAGCCAGGTCTAATTTGATGTAATGCAACATCAATTGCCACGTACCCGGCTGCAGATATCACCCTTTGGAACTATATGCACTGGATTCACCTTCGGTTGACTATTGACCAAAGCCAGAAGAACTACGGTGTCGCTGCCTTCACAGTTCATCCCCAAATTCTCCACATCGGAGATTCCTCCGGCGATCGCTCAATTGGATCGACGAATTCCAATTTTTCACAATCGTTTATGCAATGATTCAACTTCATCTCTTTCTCAACTAACCTTCTtaccttttttcctttttctcgcATCAAAATCTAAATTCCAAAGCATCAATGTCAAAACCTTCTCAGAGAATCATCAATGGACTCCTCAGATTACACTACTCCCATCTCGTGTCTATCTCGAAATCCTCATCTTCAACCGCTTCTTCTCTCGCCTCCAAATTTGGCAGCTCGCTCACTAGACCTTACTCAAATGGGTTCTCCAATTCTTCTTCGAAAACCACGTTCTCAAATGGGGGTTTATCTCAACTTCTTCTAAAGCCCAAACAAAATTGCTCATCTTCATCGGGGAATTACCATCCGTTTGCTAAACAGAATCCTTCCTGCTATGCGGTGAGACAGTATTCTTTCAAGCCATCCTCGGATTTGGGGAAAATGTTCAATCAGAATTTTGCTAAAAAGCTTTTTGAAAAGCCATCGAAGGCGGTTAGTTCTACTTTCTCTAAGTACCGGACAGCTATTGGTTTACAGATTGATGCGTTTTggaagaggaatttgattgtTCTGATTGCGGCTGGAGGAATTGCAGTGTGTGCTTTGCTTTGGCGGATTATGTTTGGGATTGCCAATACTTTCGTGGGCGTTTCTGAAGGCATGGCTAAGTATGGCTTCCTTGCCCTTTCTTCTGCCATTGTTGCTTTCGCTGTAAGTTGTTTTCTTAATCATAGTATTAATCTACTCTCTGATTGAAGAAAAATCCCATTTTGGCTGCAAATGTATTTTACTGTCGTTGTTGGGTTGGGTGAACCAATTTAAAGAATTCAAATCCATTAATGCTGTAGGCTGTGATAGGAGTGACATTGGAACACTTTAGGAATGTAATTTAGTTAAGGAACAATGTGAAATTAGCATTTGAGAGTATGTAATTAGGGCAGACTTTTCAGTACTTGGAAAATTTCAATGGTAGGAAGAACAGAACGCCTCATAAGTAAATTCTCGTTTTGAATAGGAGCTAAGCCCGCTAGTAATGTTATTTAGTTAAGGAACAATATGAAATTAGCATTTGAGGGTATGTAATTAGGACAGACTTTTCAGTACTTGGAAAAATCAATGATAGGAAGAACAGAACGCCTCATAAGTAGATTCACATTTAGGAGCAAAGTGACATTCTAACGCCGTTAGGAATGTTATTTAGTTAAGGAAGAATATGAAATTAGCATCTGAGGGTATGTAATTAGGACAGACTTTTCAGTACTTGGAAAAATCAATGATAGGAAGAACAGAACGCCTCATAAGTAGATTCACATTTCAACACTGTCATATGTGAGAACCCTATGACGATAGATGCAAGGTTGAAATTTGAATCAATTCAGTCTGCGCAAGTAGAAATGAAACTTACTGCCTGATGGGGTTTGACTTGAGAAGCAGATGTAAGATGTTTGATACGGAGCGACATTGGAACACCGTTAGGAGTGTCATTTAGTTAAGGAACAATATGAAATTAGCATTTGAGGGTATGTATTAGACATACTTTTTAGTACTTGGAAAAACCAATGATAAGAAGGACTGAACGCCTCATAAGTAGATTCACATGTCAACACTGTCAAATGTGAGAACGGCACGACTTTAGATGCAAGATTGAAATTTGAATCCATTCAGTCTGTGCAAGAATGTAGAATTGAAACTTACTGCCTGATGGTGTTTGACTTGGGAAGCGGATGTCAGATGTTTGGTGCGGGAGCGACATTGGAACACCGTTAGGAATGTCATTTAGTTAAGGAACAATATGAAATTAGCATCTGAGGGTATGTAATTAGGACAGACTTTTCAGTACTTGGAAAAATCAATGATAGGAAGAACAGAACGCCTCATACTTAGATTCACATTTCAACACTGTCAAATGCGAGAACCGTACGACTTTAGATGCACTGTTGAAGTTTGAATCAACACTGCCTGTGCAAGAATGTAGAAATGAAACTTACTGCCTGATGGTGTTTGACTTGAGAAGCAGATGTAAGATATTTGGTGCTGATTCATAGGCTGTTTTCAAGATATCTTATAGAGAGAACCTTCTGCAAACTCTTGAAAATACATAATCTTCAACTTATTAGGAAGTTGGCCATTTCTTAATGCTATGTACTTCTTATTTTTGTCTTTTGcattttggactttgttgataATTCTTCTCCTGTACAAAAAATGGTCGAACATCCCCTTTGGTTCTTTTATTACTGCAAACTAGTTTCTTAATCAATTAAAagaggcttaatacatcatttgccccctgaacttgtccaaaatggttgattggccccctgaactttcaaagtgtctcgacagccccctgaacttgcataaaatgttcaattagccccctgaacttgcgtaaaatgtaatcaatgaATCATtcagttgtaaaaaagtaagtcaaatgcggaagatatgttacacgtgtcttagaatgttattacatatttcacaaaatatattaaaacatgttaaaaaagaatttcttacttattcaactataaaacattttcttctctaatattataattgcaTAGCCcgaccttggtcgttttacttttttaagatgcatgcaacatatcttccgcatttaacttactttttaaaaacgagtgattaattgattacattttatgcaagttcagggggctaactgaacattttatgcaagttcagggagctatcgagacactttgaaagttcagggggccaatcaaccattttgaacaagtttagggggcaaatgatgtattaagccattaaaAGAAGATGATAAGATCACCAGTCCAAAAACTACCATCGACCTAATATGCATGTCTGAAGTAATATTAGCTAGAAGGTCACCATACTGAAGTTTTATGAGATGTTTGTCGTTATATCTGTGATTAGTTATGATTAATCTTAATGTGATATATGCAGCAATATGGTTTTGAACATATCTTGCAAGCAACCTGTGACAAGATTTCTGCTATTATTCAGATTATATTGATATGGTTATCTATCAAGATCTCAAACTCCAATCTCCATTGTCTTATAACTAGACTAGAACTATCAATATCTCAATATCATTTCATGCTAGGAAGCACCGAGACTTCTAGGAGATTAACATATGAGTGTCGGACACTCCGACACTCCGGGGACACGCACCTGACACTCCAAAATAAGTttccccctttttttttttaaacttcaGGGACACTTTTGGGACACTTCGGAGACATGGCTTTTGAGTTAATTAAGTAGAATataggatttttttttaataattttacaaaaaagAGGGGTTGATATAtacaaaaatcaaataaaaccccaacaaaataaaagaaatcaaaatctaAAAAAGAATATAGCAACCACCCCCTATTTTGTAGTTTAAGTAGTTTGAAGTATTAAATATttctttttgatgaattaatgacttggagcgaatttgtgtcgctgacacgacttgatttcacggttttatatgatggttcatgttagccgaccccgaatcatttcgggactaaggctttgttgttgttgatgaaTTAATGACTTATTATGGATGTTATTTATGGTTTATAATGACTTGTGAATGTTATTTAGGGTCCCAGCCGGCACCcttgtctcatattttctaaaaatgttgTTTGCCAGCACCTTTCCCTGTACGAGTACCCGTATCGGTGCTTCTTAGATTTCATGACATGCTATAAATTTCATGGTGCATCCATAACCTTTGCGAATCTGAAATCCCGAATGTGAAATTCTCTCACATCCAGAAACGAAAATGAATTTTGTTGTACATGGACTAACTATTGCCAGTTACTCTGCTGCATGCTTCTAACTTACAGATGATTGTTTGAATGTTTATGTTTTTCTCTATGCTAGGGCCTGTATCTCCGGTCTAGGATCACGATCAATCCAGATAGAGTTTATAGAATTGCTATGAGGAAACTGAATACCTCTGCTGGGATTCTCGAAGTTATGGGTGCTCCCCTCACAGGAACAGAGTTAAGAGCCTATGTGATGTCAGGAGGTGGGGTTACACTGAAGAATTTCAAGGCCAAGCTTAGGAGCAAGCGGTGTTTTCTCATCTTCCCAATACAAGGTTCTGAGAGAAAGGGCCTGGTCAGTGTTGAAGTTAGGAAGAAAAAGGGCCAGGTTTGCTTCTGTAatctctttttctttatttttcagtCATGCAATGAGTGTGGAGTTTTTTcttggtaaattacacccatagccactga includes:
- the LOC136226853 gene encoding uncharacterized protein; amino-acid sequence: MSKPSQRIINGLLRLHYSHLVSISKSSSSTASSLASKFGSSLTRPYSNGFSNSSSKTTFSNGGLSQLLLKPKQNCSSSSGNYHPFAKQNPSCYAVRQYSFKPSSDLGKMFNQNFAKKLFEKPSKAVSSTFSKYRTAIGLQIDAFWKRNLIVLIAAGGIAVCALLWRIMFGIANTFVGVSEGMAKYGFLALSSAIVAFAGLYLRSRITINPDRVYRIAMRKLNTSAGILEVMGAPLTGTELRAYVMSGGGVTLKNFKAKLRSKRCFLIFPIQGSERKGLVSVEVRKKKGQYDMKLLAVDIPMASGPDQRLFIIGDEDEYKIGGGLIAELRDPVVKAMAASKEFDDLDRIEEEQDAEKEFQEAEIKHREEIDKLERGGS